The window GACCCCGCAGGGACCCGTAGTCGACGTGCTCCCACTGCTCTCCCACCCGCACGCCGGCGGAGAACGCCGTCGGCAGGGCGACGACGTCGCCGGCCAGACCGAGTTCGCCGAGCAGCGTGCGGAAGGCGCGGTACCCGGCGGTGTGGAAGATCCCGCCGTGCTCGTAGTGGTCAGGGCCTTCGCGCTCGGTCCGGATCCGCCCGCCGGAGTGCTGCTCGCGCTCCAGCAGACGGACCGTCAGCCCACGGGTCGTCAGATTCCGCGCCGCCACGAGGCCGGCCGCGCCGGCCCCGACCACCACCACGTCGACGTCCACGTCCAGGTCAGTCATGGCGGGAGCGTAGGGATCAGCTCCGGGCCCGCGGATCCGCACTCGGGGGTGGAAGCGTCCCCCTTCCGGGTTACTCCCCCGGCACCCGCTGCTGCCGCTCGAGCTGCACCCACCGGGAGACCGCCTCCGCGCGGTTGGACGCCCCGAGCTTGCGGAGGATGTGCTTCACGTGGGTCTTCACGGTGCCCTCGGAGATCACCAGCCGCCGGGCGATCCGCGCGTTGGTGTCGCCCTCGGCCATGCGGCGCAGCACCTCGACCTCGCGTCGCGTCAGCGCGGCCTCCCCGTCGTCACCCGGGGCGAGGAAGGTCTGCAGGAACGCGTGCCCGTTGGAGGCGGGCGGATCGCTCGGCGGATCGAGCGGCCGGTGCAAGGACCAGTCCGCCACCGGCAGCGCGGTCGTCACGCCGGTGACCAGGTTGCCGAGGTCGACGCGAACCGCGTTGAGCCGGTCCAGGACCGCGCTGCGGGCGAGGGCGTAACCGAGGCCCTCGCCGAAGGCCGCCAGCACCTCGCGGTCGGTCTCGTCGAGGTTGCGCTTCTGGTAGTAGCAGTCGGCGTGGAGGAACCCGACCACGCTCCCGTGCGCGACAATCGGCGCGGCGACGTAGGACCGGGACAGCGAGGTCTCCGCGATCGGCCGGTTGACGCCGGGGTTCTCCTGGGCGTCCGAGATCAGCAGCGCGGTCCCGCGGCGGACCATGTCCCACTCCGGCACGCTCTCGTCGAGCACGACGGGGTTCTCCCGGCCGGCGGCGAGGATCTCCTCCGCCCACCGCGCGTCACGCCCCACGTACACCGTCTCCGGGAGCCAGCGGCCGTGGTCGATGCGCGAGACGATCGCGCGGTCGAAGCCGAGGCTGCACACCGCGACCGCGGCCTCGTTGACCAGCGTCGCCGTCGCGTCGATCCGCCGGAGGGCGGCCAGCGCCTCCCGCACGCGGGCCAGAGCGGCGTCGCGCAGGAGCAGACGCTCGTCACGGATGTCGTCGTCGAAGGCCTTGAGAGCGCGGAGCAGCTCGATCAGCTCGTCCGGCACCGGCCCGGACCCGTTGACGGGCGCGCCCGCCGACCCGTTCGTCCCGACCGGGTGCGCTCCGAGGGCGCCGAGGAGGATCTCCCACCCGGCGGCGAGCACGTCATGGGCGGCGGCGTAGTCGACGACGAGCGCGGGGTCCCAGAGGTCGTCGCGTCCCGTCAGGTCGGCGACGCGGCCCAGCAACGCGCGCAGCTGCTCGCGGCGCCCGGCGGGCAGCAGGTAGCCACGGCCGGGCCAGGGGGCACCGGGGTCCCGGGAGCGCATGAACTCCACACGGGAGCTGCTCACGGCGTCAGCTCACGGAGTCGACGAACAGGTCCGGGGCGAAATCAGGGCCGGCACCGTACTTCGACAGATCGGTGACGCCGGCCGCGGCGAGCACGTCGTCGTCGATGAGGCACTCCCCGGACCGCCACGGACCCGTGAAGATCGCGACCGCCGCGTCGCCCATGATCTCCGGCGACCGCGAGGCGTTCGCGGCGTCGGGGATCAGGTTGATCACCGCCGCCGTCGCGATCGTCGTGCGCGGCCACAGGCAGTTCGCCGCGATGCCGTCGGACTCGAACTCGGCCGCGAAGCCCAGCGTCAGCAGCGTCATGCCGTACTTGGAGAGCGTGTAGGCCGGGTGCGGGCCGAGCCAGTGCGGCGCCAGGCTGATCGGCGGCGACAGGGTGAGGATCTGCGCGGCGTCGGAGCGCTTCAGGTGCGGGATGCAGGCCTTCGTCAGCACGAACGTGCCGCGGGTGTTGATCTGCTGCATCAGGTCGAAGCGCTTGACCGGCAGCTCCTCGGTGCCGGTCAGGTTGAGCGCGCTCGCGTTGTTCACGCAGATGTCGATGCCGCCGAACGTCTCGACCGCGGTGTCGACCGCGCGCTGGACGTCCTCCTCGTTGCGCACGTCGCCGACGACCGCGACGGCCTTGCCACCCGCGGCCTCGATCTCGGCGACCGCGGTATGCACGGTGCCGGGCAGCCGCGGATCCGGCTGATCGGTCTTCGCGAGGAAGACCGTGTTCGCGCCCTCGCGCGCGGCGGCGACCAGGATCGCCAGCCCGATGCCACGACTTCCGCCGGACATGACGAGCGTCCGGCCGGCCAGCTTCTGGGACGGTGCCGTACCCAAGGGGGACTCCTTCGCCGGGTACTACGCGGGGTACTCCCGCGGCGTCCGGGGGGATGAACCGGACGGCCGGAGCCTAGTGGGCTGGGTCATACACCGGAAACCTTGACATCGGCTCCAGTCAACGGTGACTGTTTGAGGGAGCTCCCTTACTGGCGAGTACACCGCCCCCGACCACTGGAGACCGACACATGCGCGATGCGGTCATCGTCGATGCAGTCCGTACCCCCCTCGGCAAGCGCAACGGCGCCCTGGCGGGCGTCCACCCCGCCGAGCTGTCCGCCCACGTCCTGACCTCCCTCGTCGAGCGCACCGGCATCGACCCCGTCGTCGTCGACGACGTCGTGTGGGGCTGCGTCATGCAGGTCAACGAGCAGGCGATGAACATCGCCCGTACCGCGGTGCTCTCCGCCGGCTGGCCCGAGTCGGTCACCGGCACGACGGTCGACCGCGCCTGCGGTTCCTCGCAGCAGGCAGTCCACTTCGCGGCCGCCGGCCTGATCTCCGGCCAGTACGACGTCGCCGTCGCCGGCGGTGTCGAGTCGATGACCCGCGTCCCGATGTTCTCCTCGTTCGCCCCCGGCGAGCCGTTCGGCGCGAGCTTCAACGCCCGCTACCCCGGCGACGCCCCGAACCAGGGCATCGGCGCCGAGATGATGGTCGACCGCTGGGGCTTCAGCCGCACCGAGCTCGACCAGTTCGCGCTCGACTCGCACGCCAAGGCCGCGGCCGCGCAGGACTCCGGCGCGTTCGACTCCCAGATCGTTCCGGTCAAGGCTCCCGACGCCGAGGGCAACCTTCAGCTCGTCACCAGCGACGAGGGCGTCCGCCGGGGCGGCACCCTGGAGGCCCTGGCCGGCCTCAAGACGGTCTTCCGCCCCGAGGGTGGCTCGATCACCGCCGCCAACAGCTCGCAGATCACCGACGGCGCCTCGGCGCTGCTGATGATGACCTCGGAGAAGGCCCAGGCCCTCGGCCTCACCCCGATCGCCCGCATCCACACCGCGGTGCTCGCCGGTGACGACCCGGTCATCATGCTCACCGCGCCGATCCCGGCCACCCAGAAGGCGCTGGCCAAGTCGGGCCTGAAGATCAGCGACATCGGCGCGTTCGAGGTCAACGAGGCGTTCGCCCCGGTGCCGATGGCGTGGCTGAAGGAGCTCGGCGCCGACCCCGCGGCCCTCAACCCGAACGGTGGCGCGATCGCCCTCGGCCACCCGCTCGGTGGCTCTGGCGCCCGCCTCATGACCACCCTTGTCCACCACATGAAGGCCAACGGCATCCAGTACGGCCTGCAGACCATGTGCGAGGCCGGCGGCATGGCCAACGCCACGATCGTCGAGCTGCTGTAGTACCGGCGCGCTCCGCGCGCGCCCACTGTCAAAAAAGGGTGACACCCCTTACTGCGGAGTAGGGGGTGTCACCCTTTTTTCACGGCCGGCAGGTGCCAGTAGTCGCGCAGCAGGGCCTCGTCGTCGGCGGTGAGCTCGCGGCGGGGGCGGAGGGGGGCCTCGACGATCTTCTCCCGTGGGTACGGCACGGTGACCGCGCCGCCCGCGACGTTGATCCGCGTCAGCGGGACGAGGTGGCGCTTCCGGCGAAAGCGGCTCGTCCGCACCTCGAGGAACTCCGCCCGGCCGGAGTCCGGATCGACGTAGACGTCGTCGATCCGGCCGACGGTCTCCCCGTCGGCGTCGACCAGCGGCTGACCTTTGAGCACCGAGCTGTCCGGCATCGTCCCCACCCCCATGACCCAGTGTGGCACCGGGATTGCTTACGGGGACGGGCTTACCCGAGCCTCAGCCGGTGATGCCGGCGAACTCCAGGGCGTCCTGCCAGGACGCGCGCTGGGCGATCATGCGCTTGTACTTCATGATCTGGTTCTGTCGGTCGATGGTGAGGACACCACCGAGGCGGTCGCCGCGCCGGTAGAGCGCGAGGAACTTCTCCTCGCCGAGCTCCTCGGAGACCACGCGGACCTCCTCGGACTGCGGAATCCCGACGAACTGAATCCGGGACTCGTACCAGTCCGACCAGAAGTACGGCACGGCCTGCGAGGGCTTGGCCTCGTCGGGGAACAGCGCGTTCTTGGCCGCCAGGGCGCCCTGCTCGGCCGCGTTGGTCCACTGCTCGACGCGCATCATCTCGCCGTCGAAGAGCGGGTTCGGGAAGTGCGCGACGTCGCCCGCGGCATAGACGCCGGGCAGGCTGGTACGCAGGAACTCGTCGCAGAGGATCCCGCCGTCGCGCTCGTGCAGCGCGATCCCGGAACTCTCCAGCCACCTCGTGGACGGGCGGACGCCGATGCCGACGACGACGAGGTCGGCCTCGATGACCGTGCCGTCGTCGAGCACGACCTTCTCGACGCGCGTCGAGCCCTCGAGCGCCTTGACGCCGATCCCGCAGCGCAGGTCGGTGCCGTACTTGCGGTGGAGTTCGGCCGCGACCTTGCCGGTCTCGGGCCCGACCGACCGGACGAGCGGGACCGGCAGCGCCTCGAGCACCGTGCACTCCAGCCCGCGCTTGCGCGCGGCGGAAGCCACCTCGCTGCCGATGAAGCCGGCGCCGATGACGACGGTCCGCGCGCCCGCGTCGAGCGCCTTGCGGACGGCGAGGGCGTCGTCGAGGGTCCGCAGCACGTGGACGCCCTCGAGCGACTCGCCACCGGGCAGGTTCCGGGCGTCGCCACCCGTGGCAATAATCAGCTGGGTGTAGGGAACGGCGTCGCCGTCGAGGAGGACGACCTGGCCGGCGGGCGCGAGTGCCGTGGCCGGCGCCCCCAGCCGCAGGTCGACGTTCATCTCGTCGCGGAGCGTGGCCTCGTCGCGGAACGTCGGCACCACCGGCGCGCCGTTCTCGTCCTCGTCGGAGTCGAGGAACGCCTTGGACAACGGGGGCCGGTCGTAGGGCAGATGCGGCTCGTTGCCGATCAGCGTGATGGGGCCGTCATAGCCGGATCGGCGTGCGGCCTCGATGGCCCGCAGACCAGCCAGAGAGGCGCCGACGACGACGAGTCGGGAGTTCCGCACGGGTGCTTAGTCCTCCACCAGAGTCAGGGCCTCGGTCGGGCACGCGTCGACCGCCGCCTGCGCCGCCGCGAGCTCGTCGGAACCCGGGGTGTCGTTGAGCACCTTCAGGCTGCCGTCGTCCTGGACCTCGAACAGGTCAGGCGCCTCGGCCTCGCACATGCCGAGGCCGGTGCACTTGTTGTAGTCGACCACGATGCGTGGCATTCATGTCTCCTTGCGCTCGGGCGTGAACTCGAAGTCCAGGTGGGTGACCGCCCGCATGAAGTTTGTCCCCATGAAGCGCGGGTTGCTGATCTGAAACTCCGGGATCCGGAACAGCAACTCCTTCAGTGCGTGCCGGAGCATCATTTTCGCAAGCTGGCTGCCGAGGCAGTAATGCACCCCTCCCCCGCCGAAGCCGCAGTGCGGATTGGGATCCCGGGACAGGTCCAGCTCCCACGGGCGGTCGATCAACGTGTCGTCACGATTGCCCGACGCGTAGAGGAAAACCACCTTGTCACCAGGCATGATGCGCTGCCCGGCGATCTCCGTCTCCCGCACCGCGGTGCGCCGGAAGGTCATCACCGGCGTGCCGAAACGGATGAACTCCTCGACCGCCCCGTCAATGCGGTTGTCGAAGTCCTCGAGCAGCCACTTCTTCTGCTCGGGGAATTCCGTGAGCCCCATCACGGCGAATGTCGTGGTGTGCTGCGTGGTGTCGGTGCCGGCCACGGACATCAACACGAAGAAGGCGCCGATCTGCGCCTCGTCGAGCTGTTCGCCGTCGATCTCGGCGTCCATCAGCGCCTGCATGAGGTCGTCGCGCCGGTTCTGCCGTCGCTCCGAGATCATCTCGGCGGCGATGTCGTGCAGGCGGGCGCAGGCCTCGACCTGGACCTCCTGCGGGTCCCGGCCGGCGAGCAGGTCCGGGTCGGCCCAGGCGACGACGTCGCGGGCCGCGGCCCCGGTCTCCTCGGCGAGGTGGTCCGGCACGCCCCAGATCGCGCAGTGGACTCTCAGCGGGAAGCGGCTCGAGAACTCGGCCGGAAAGTCGATCTTCCCCCGGCCGACGATGTCGTCGACGCACTGCGTGGTGATCTCGCGGATCTTGTCCTCCATGCGCCGGACCTGCCTCGGGGTGAAGGCCGAGGACACCAGCCGGCGCAGCTTCGCGTGCTCCGGGTCGTCCATCGCGAGGAAGGACTGCGACATCTCCAGGAAGATCGGCGGGAGCATGTCGAACAGCACGCCCTGCCCCGAGATGAAGGTCTCGTTGTCGCGGCTGACCCGCTGGATGTCCTCCAGGCGGGTCAGC of the Sporichthya polymorpha DSM 43042 genome contains:
- a CDS encoding LuxR C-terminal-related transcriptional regulator yields the protein MSSSRVEFMRSRDPGAPWPGRGYLLPAGRREQLRALLGRVADLTGRDDLWDPALVVDYAAAHDVLAAGWEILLGALGAHPVGTNGSAGAPVNGSGPVPDELIELLRALKAFDDDIRDERLLLRDAALARVREALAALRRIDATATLVNEAAVAVCSLGFDRAIVSRIDHGRWLPETVYVGRDARWAEEILAAGRENPVVLDESVPEWDMVRRGTALLISDAQENPGVNRPIAETSLSRSYVAAPIVAHGSVVGFLHADCYYQKRNLDETDREVLAAFGEGLGYALARSAVLDRLNAVRVDLGNLVTGVTTALPVADWSLHRPLDPPSDPPASNGHAFLQTFLAPGDDGEAALTRREVEVLRRMAEGDTNARIARRLVISEGTVKTHVKHILRKLGASNRAEAVSRWVQLERQQRVPGE
- a CDS encoding SDR family oxidoreductase, which codes for MGTAPSQKLAGRTLVMSGGSRGIGLAILVAAAREGANTVFLAKTDQPDPRLPGTVHTAVAEIEAAGGKAVAVVGDVRNEEDVQRAVDTAVETFGGIDICVNNASALNLTGTEELPVKRFDLMQQINTRGTFVLTKACIPHLKRSDAAQILTLSPPISLAPHWLGPHPAYTLSKYGMTLLTLGFAAEFESDGIAANCLWPRTTIATAAVINLIPDAANASRSPEIMGDAAVAIFTGPWRSGECLIDDDVLAAAGVTDLSKYGAGPDFAPDLFVDSVS
- a CDS encoding thiolase family protein, which translates into the protein MRDAVIVDAVRTPLGKRNGALAGVHPAELSAHVLTSLVERTGIDPVVVDDVVWGCVMQVNEQAMNIARTAVLSAGWPESVTGTTVDRACGSSQQAVHFAAAGLISGQYDVAVAGGVESMTRVPMFSSFAPGEPFGASFNARYPGDAPNQGIGAEMMVDRWGFSRTELDQFALDSHAKAAAAQDSGAFDSQIVPVKAPDAEGNLQLVTSDEGVRRGGTLEALAGLKTVFRPEGGSITAANSSQITDGASALLMMTSEKAQALGLTPIARIHTAVLAGDDPVIMLTAPIPATQKALAKSGLKISDIGAFEVNEAFAPVPMAWLKELGADPAALNPNGGAIALGHPLGGSGARLMTTLVHHMKANGIQYGLQTMCEAGGMANATIVELL
- a CDS encoding PRC-barrel domain-containing protein yields the protein MPDSSVLKGQPLVDADGETVGRIDDVYVDPDSGRAEFLEVRTSRFRRKRHLVPLTRINVAGGAVTVPYPREKIVEAPLRPRRELTADDEALLRDYWHLPAVKKG
- a CDS encoding NAD(P)/FAD-dependent oxidoreductase, producing the protein MRNSRLVVVGASLAGLRAIEAARRSGYDGPITLIGNEPHLPYDRPPLSKAFLDSDEDENGAPVVPTFRDEATLRDEMNVDLRLGAPATALAPAGQVVLLDGDAVPYTQLIIATGGDARNLPGGESLEGVHVLRTLDDALAVRKALDAGARTVVIGAGFIGSEVASAARKRGLECTVLEALPVPLVRSVGPETGKVAAELHRKYGTDLRCGIGVKALEGSTRVEKVVLDDGTVIEADLVVVGIGVRPSTRWLESSGIALHERDGGILCDEFLRTSLPGVYAAGDVAHFPNPLFDGEMMRVEQWTNAAEQGALAAKNALFPDEAKPSQAVPYFWSDWYESRIQFVGIPQSEEVRVVSEELGEEKFLALYRRGDRLGGVLTIDRQNQIMKYKRMIAQRASWQDALEFAGITG
- a CDS encoding ferredoxin; this translates as MPRIVVDYNKCTGLGMCEAEAPDLFEVQDDGSLKVLNDTPGSDELAAAQAAVDACPTEALTLVED
- a CDS encoding cytochrome P450; amino-acid sequence: MTIEHQLPDIDWDDDGQADFLPATNLNKPDYDPVDVSSKAFWSQLLEDQDRSFAILRRERPVSWQRPVEDAVTPDPDDPGFWALTRLEDIQRVSRDNETFISGQGVLFDMLPPIFLEMSQSFLAMDDPEHAKLRRLVSSAFTPRQVRRMEDKIREITTQCVDDIVGRGKIDFPAEFSSRFPLRVHCAIWGVPDHLAEETGAAARDVVAWADPDLLAGRDPQEVQVEACARLHDIAAEMISERRQNRRDDLMQALMDAEIDGEQLDEAQIGAFFVLMSVAGTDTTQHTTTFAVMGLTEFPEQKKWLLEDFDNRIDGAVEEFIRFGTPVMTFRRTAVRETEIAGQRIMPGDKVVFLYASGNRDDTLIDRPWELDLSRDPNPHCGFGGGGVHYCLGSQLAKMMLRHALKELLFRIPEFQISNPRFMGTNFMRAVTHLDFEFTPERKET